The Spirochaeta isovalerica genome includes a window with the following:
- a CDS encoding cobalamin B12-binding domain-containing protein: MDRTELVLEDYFNAIFDTDRDEAIAVIDSALESGMAPQSIIFDIIIPSISRMERELVDKENSTLAQHYICSKVSSEITDRLIPLLPDSPISRGTIVLGTARGDYHGLGKKIVGSILNSNMFKVIDIGINVRPELFVRAALENNASVIGISSMMVHTSRGINGPRGVRKILKEKGLEKQIKIIVGGAPYLFDRNLYLETEADAWSPTAIEAVDEINRLLKEIDHDA; the protein is encoded by the coding sequence ATGGACCGGACGGAACTGGTTCTCGAAGATTATTTCAATGCCATTTTCGATACGGACCGCGATGAGGCCATAGCCGTAATCGATTCAGCTCTGGAGAGCGGAATGGCTCCGCAATCCATTATATTCGATATCATTATCCCCTCCATCTCGCGGATGGAAAGGGAATTGGTGGATAAGGAGAATTCCACACTGGCGCAGCACTACATATGCTCCAAGGTGTCATCGGAGATTACCGACAGGCTGATTCCCCTGCTTCCCGATTCCCCTATATCCCGGGGGACAATCGTTCTGGGTACGGCCCGGGGCGATTACCACGGTCTGGGCAAGAAAATTGTAGGCTCCATTCTCAATAGCAATATGTTCAAGGTCATTGATATAGGAATCAATGTCCGTCCGGAGCTCTTTGTAAGAGCAGCACTGGAAAACAACGCTTCTGTTATCGGAATCTCCTCCATGATGGTTCACACATCACGGGGGATAAACGGCCCCCGCGGCGTGAGAAAGATACTGAAAGAAAAAGGGTTGGAAAAACAGATCAAGATAATAGTCGGCGGAGCGCCTTATCTTTTCGACAGGAACCTGTACCTCGAAACCGAAGCCGATGCCTGGTCTCCGACAGCCATTGAAGCGGTTGATGAAATAAACCGCCTTCTGAAGGAGATAGACCATGACGCCTAA
- a CDS encoding PAS domain S-box protein has product MNQEDLEKKIKSLESRNRKLARLKSHYQMESEIIAAMAAAAGLEELVKIAAEAIMNALGGSNVQIYYEKEAEWYYADLTTDPVVIDRIDNEDVLKAIYTGEVSNYKDRGNEEMAKLLNYVHPLVINDQVIGVVVLEGVLGFFEQNLTEEISNIISFFTLALKNEINSANLMLHAYETLTKKSKELEKQIEEKTKEQIKFRNTINASFDGFWIVNENSEFLYINDAYCDLTGYSREELIGRSIAYIEAVDSEEVIKKRTQIVIEEGQDRFETRHRCKDGSLVEVEVNINKSVEDDDLYVFIRDLTERKRLEEQRNQVSKMESIGRLAGGVAHDLNNMLTPILAYGDLLAQNQTDEKNRKRAEMILKAGISAREIIQQLLAFSRKQDLSYKVRDLNTIIQNFSILLYRTLREDMTFTLNLCSEELPVYADSSQIEQVIMNLVVNARDSIEGPEGKILISSSLVVPGDLSDADLKYMPPGPYAKISVRDNGCGMDPLILKDIFEPFFTTKGEMGTGLGLATVYGIIEQHKGRIIVESNPGKGTEFIIFLPIIKEEITAQPEREPLPEVLIKDCRILIIEDSEDIRNTVGDMLKQKGIGIFIASDADHAIEVMKLHGEINLILSDIVMPGMNGTELYEKLRMIKDDLRVIFMSGYSNEILNEYKIDEKSGSFIQKPFTAEQLLMKIGELFGTDPIEIY; this is encoded by the coding sequence GTGAACCAGGAGGATCTGGAAAAGAAAATTAAAAGCCTCGAATCCCGCAACAGAAAGCTGGCGAGACTGAAATCCCACTATCAGATGGAATCGGAGATTATCGCGGCCATGGCCGCCGCTGCCGGTCTTGAAGAGCTTGTAAAGATTGCCGCTGAAGCGATTATGAATGCTCTGGGAGGTTCCAACGTCCAGATCTATTATGAAAAGGAAGCGGAATGGTACTACGCCGATTTGACAACTGATCCCGTGGTTATTGACAGAATTGATAATGAAGATGTCCTGAAAGCCATTTATACCGGGGAAGTCTCGAACTATAAGGATAGAGGAAACGAAGAGATGGCCAAACTGCTGAATTATGTCCATCCTCTTGTCATCAATGATCAGGTGATCGGCGTGGTCGTCCTGGAAGGTGTTCTGGGTTTTTTTGAGCAGAATCTTACCGAAGAAATCAGCAATATTATAAGTTTTTTCACACTGGCTCTGAAGAATGAAATCAATTCCGCCAACCTGATGCTCCATGCCTATGAAACGCTCACAAAGAAGAGCAAGGAACTGGAGAAGCAGATTGAGGAGAAAACGAAAGAGCAGATTAAATTCAGGAATACCATCAACGCGTCATTCGACGGGTTCTGGATTGTCAATGAGAATAGTGAATTTCTCTATATAAATGATGCCTACTGCGATCTGACCGGTTACTCCCGGGAAGAGCTTATCGGCAGATCTATTGCTTATATCGAAGCCGTTGATAGCGAAGAAGTAATAAAAAAACGCACACAAATTGTAATAGAAGAAGGACAGGACCGCTTTGAAACCCGGCACAGATGCAAAGACGGCTCCCTTGTAGAGGTGGAAGTCAATATAAACAAAAGTGTCGAAGACGACGATCTTTACGTTTTTATCCGGGATTTAACGGAAAGGAAAAGACTGGAGGAGCAGCGGAACCAGGTTTCGAAAATGGAATCCATCGGCCGGCTGGCCGGCGGGGTAGCTCATGACCTGAACAACATGCTGACTCCGATACTGGCTTATGGAGATCTTCTCGCACAAAATCAGACAGATGAAAAAAACCGGAAAAGAGCTGAAATGATTCTGAAAGCGGGAATCAGCGCCCGGGAGATAATTCAGCAGCTGCTGGCCTTCAGCCGGAAACAGGACCTTTCCTATAAAGTCCGGGACCTCAACACGATTATCCAGAACTTCAGTATCCTCCTCTACCGGACTCTCCGGGAGGATATGACATTTACTTTGAATCTTTGTTCTGAAGAACTGCCTGTTTACGCCGACAGCAGCCAGATAGAACAGGTCATAATGAATCTCGTGGTCAATGCCAGGGATTCCATAGAAGGACCGGAGGGGAAAATCCTTATCAGTTCTTCTCTGGTGGTTCCCGGCGACTTATCAGATGCGGATCTGAAGTATATGCCTCCCGGGCCATATGCAAAAATATCAGTCAGAGATAACGGCTGCGGTATGGATCCCCTAATACTCAAAGATATTTTCGAGCCTTTTTTCACTACGAAAGGCGAAATGGGAACAGGACTGGGCCTGGCAACAGTCTACGGTATTATCGAACAGCACAAAGGCAGGATTATCGTAGAAAGTAATCCGGGAAAGGGAACGGAATTCATAATCTTTCTACCGATTATAAAAGAGGAAATCACAGCTCAACCGGAGAGAGAGCCGCTTCCGGAAGTATTGATTAAAGATTGTAGAATTCTTATCATCGAAGACTCAGAGGACATAAGAAACACGGTCGGAGATATGCTGAAGCAGAAGGGAATCGGAATCTTTATAGCCTCCGATGCAGATCATGCCATTGAAGTGATGAAACTTCATGGAGAAATCAACCTCATTTTAAGCGATATCGTTATGCCCGGTATGAACGGTACGGAGCTTTATGAAAAATTGAGAATGATAAAAGATGATTTGAGAGTTATCTTTATGTCGGGATATTCCAATGAAATCCTTAATGAATACAAAATTGATGAAAAATCCGGTTCCTTTATTCAAAAGCCTTTTACGGCTGAACAGCTTTTAATGAAAATCGGTGAACTTTTCGGGACCGATCCGATTGAAATCTATTAA
- a CDS encoding DUF1638 domain-containing protein has protein sequence MEIVSCGILKKEIQHLVRKNRWTFRERYLDSSLHIDFNKLENALDATLTKVEASPPLLVYGTCHPLMDEICRRYGAVRTEGQNCVEILLGKDIFQRELKRGAFFLLEDWARSWDRIIPATMGSKKSIQKEIFRDSHKYFLALRTPCSDDFKNEAEQISREMGLPLHWRDADLKNLENVLKKTMSSFGSMQP, from the coding sequence ATGGAAATCGTCAGCTGCGGGATTCTGAAAAAAGAGATTCAGCATCTCGTCCGCAAAAACCGCTGGACCTTCAGGGAACGTTATCTCGATTCGTCCCTTCACATCGATTTCAATAAGCTGGAAAACGCCCTGGATGCAACCCTGACCAAAGTCGAAGCCTCCCCGCCCCTTCTTGTATATGGAACCTGCCACCCCCTTATGGATGAGATCTGCAGACGATACGGAGCGGTGAGAACAGAGGGCCAGAATTGCGTGGAAATACTATTGGGAAAAGATATTTTCCAAAGGGAACTGAAGCGGGGAGCCTTCTTTCTGCTGGAGGACTGGGCTCGCAGCTGGGACAGAATCATCCCCGCAACAATGGGCAGCAAAAAATCCATCCAAAAGGAAATTTTCAGGGACTCGCACAAATACTTTCTCGCACTGAGAACCCCCTGCAGCGATGATTTCAAAAACGAAGCGGAACAGATAAGCCGGGAAATGGGACTGCCTCTCCACTGGCGTGATGCTGATTTGAAAAACCTGGAAAATGTTCTTAAAAAAACTATGTCATCTTTCGGGAGCATGCAGCCGTGA
- a CDS encoding uroporphyrinogen decarboxylase family protein, translated as MTPKERFGCLMSGKLPDRVPVICNLFEQGAAELGMPLKEYYSRGEFVAEGQLKLAEKFGYDNLWAFHHTAIDAEMLGSRYTAYSEEGPPNVGDLVLHSESDIYKLKVTEDILDTKAHHEVAKTLKILKEEKGDSYPVLGAVVGSYSMPAILIGMERWMELLYFSSDKAARTLMEKCSEFCRIKTKALIDEGADMIVYMNPLASASFISVNKFRSDALEWIKRDSEGTGSNMVYFNGGGQINPMITPLLEETDFPFIYINPLDDAAEAKSLIDGKRNLVGTINDIKLISQNSEEIIDEVDRIVKAGKPGGGFAFGTLVMPMAIKEEKIKLMINRVKETGRY; from the coding sequence ATGACGCCTAAAGAAAGGTTCGGCTGTCTGATGTCCGGCAAGCTGCCGGACCGGGTCCCGGTTATCTGCAACCTTTTCGAACAGGGCGCCGCAGAACTGGGAATGCCCCTGAAAGAGTATTACAGCCGCGGGGAATTCGTGGCTGAAGGTCAGTTGAAACTGGCGGAAAAATTCGGCTACGATAATCTATGGGCTTTTCACCATACGGCGATTGATGCGGAGATGCTCGGATCCCGGTATACCGCTTATTCCGAAGAGGGACCGCCCAATGTGGGAGACCTTGTTCTCCACAGCGAAAGCGATATCTACAAACTTAAGGTGACGGAAGATATTCTGGACACTAAAGCCCACCACGAAGTGGCAAAAACCTTGAAAATACTGAAAGAGGAAAAGGGTGACTCCTATCCGGTGCTTGGCGCTGTCGTCGGCTCCTACTCCATGCCGGCCATTCTCATCGGAATGGAAAGATGGATGGAACTCCTCTACTTTTCTTCCGATAAAGCCGCGCGCACGCTTATGGAGAAGTGTTCCGAGTTCTGCAGGATAAAAACAAAGGCATTAATCGACGAAGGTGCCGATATGATCGTGTATATGAACCCTCTCGCGTCAGCATCGTTTATCTCTGTCAATAAGTTCAGAAGCGACGCTCTGGAGTGGATAAAACGGGATTCGGAGGGGACTGGATCAAACATGGTGTATTTTAACGGAGGCGGGCAGATTAATCCGATGATTACACCGCTTCTGGAAGAAACAGATTTTCCCTTTATATATATCAATCCTCTCGATGATGCGGCCGAAGCCAAGTCACTTATCGACGGAAAGAGAAATCTCGTTGGTACGATAAACGATATTAAACTGATCTCTCAAAACAGCGAGGAGATCATCGATGAAGTGGACCGCATTGTGAAAGCAGGAAAACCCGGAGGCGGTTTCGCCTTCGGAACACTCGTCATGCCCATGGCCATAAAAGAGGAGAAAATCAAGCTTATGATAAACCGGGTGAAAGAAACAGGCCGTTACTGA
- a CDS encoding chemotaxis protein CheB, with protein MSTNKNTANKESPVSSFPVVGIGASAGGLEALEDFFRNMPSRPGAAFVVIQHLSPDYKSMMNELLARFTSMPIHLVEDGMAVEVNNVYLIPPRKNMTIYQGTLLLNDPLPGKVLNLPIDIFLRSLAKDQEKNAIAVILSGTGSDGTLGIRAIKEAGGISMAQDTRTAKFDGMPRSSISSGMVDFVLSPPRLADELVNYCRHPLTINSRKMEQISNENETELSKIISIIRETTGVDFGHYKPNTVLRRLEKRISLNRFNSISEYLNFLMYNEREIKTLFNELLIGVTRFFRDESYFETLSRTVIPRLFESIPIEKDLRVWVAGCSTGEEVYSLAILLFDHMEKSRTFRNIKIFATDIDTEALSFAGAGFYPENIVSDVPLPFLEKYFTRQNGGYLISDSIRSVIVFARQDLINDPPFTKIDFITCRNLLIYLETPAQQRVLSYFYMSLNDPGFLFLGNSESIGNLSEGFDCLDSKAKIYQYKKGFRLSSVNELLKREPIITNRGMGSLGTRSRMRQTERESLDNIFTELLSGYIPPSVLVDSRYELLHIFHNVNNYLQFPVGKASFNILKMMSKEMGAIVSSLLRRADKTKNPVVMDHITLEELSGNSLSISCRKLSVTNRPENYFLISFTEEEKLPKSDSVVVVENFNYPNHYTDQIEELEKELSLKSESLQATVEELETSNEELQSSNEELLASNEELQSTNEELQSVNEELYTVNAEHIKKIEELSEMTADLENLLKNTKIGVLFLDRDLKLRKINSIASEITHIQPSDRQRYIGHFALEQFHKGFLNLCQTVLKTLKEYEEEFYFQQKWLLLKVTPYRTNVNAVDGLIILFIDVTTRKLAEERRSLLFQTMNQGIVFQDEEGRIIDANHTAIDLLGLSLDQLKGVTSMDPAWKAIKSDGSDFPGDEHPAMKALKENRIVKDSYMGVFNPVRNARLWLKIQAIPLYRENADKPYQVYTIFEEVDEKEVKDHE; from the coding sequence ATGAGTACAAATAAGAACACCGCCAATAAAGAATCCCCCGTTTCCAGCTTTCCAGTAGTCGGAATCGGCGCTTCGGCGGGAGGTCTTGAAGCCCTGGAAGACTTTTTCAGGAATATGCCTTCCCGTCCGGGAGCCGCATTTGTTGTCATACAACACCTCTCTCCCGACTATAAAAGCATGATGAATGAGCTTCTGGCCCGTTTTACGTCCATGCCGATCCACCTGGTAGAAGACGGCATGGCTGTTGAAGTGAATAACGTATATCTCATTCCGCCCCGGAAAAATATGACAATCTATCAGGGAACCCTGCTGCTGAACGACCCTCTGCCGGGAAAAGTCCTGAATCTTCCCATTGACATATTCCTCCGGTCTCTGGCCAAAGACCAGGAAAAAAATGCCATCGCGGTTATTTTATCGGGAACCGGCTCCGACGGAACATTGGGCATTAGAGCGATTAAAGAAGCCGGCGGCATCTCCATGGCGCAGGATACGAGGACAGCTAAATTTGACGGGATGCCGCGCAGTTCCATCTCCTCGGGAATGGTGGATTTCGTCCTGTCCCCACCGAGGCTGGCTGATGAACTGGTTAACTACTGCAGACACCCGCTGACAATCAATTCCCGGAAAATGGAGCAGATTTCCAATGAGAACGAAACGGAACTGTCCAAGATCATTTCCATTATCCGCGAAACAACCGGTGTGGATTTCGGCCATTACAAACCGAATACGGTCCTCAGAAGGCTGGAAAAGAGAATCAGCCTCAACCGGTTTAACAGCATCAGCGAATACCTTAACTTCCTTATGTACAATGAAAGGGAAATAAAAACCCTTTTCAATGAACTGCTTATCGGCGTGACCCGGTTTTTCCGGGATGAAAGCTATTTTGAGACTCTATCCCGGACAGTCATCCCCCGCCTCTTCGAAAGCATTCCCATAGAAAAGGACCTGAGGGTCTGGGTCGCCGGCTGTTCCACCGGAGAAGAAGTCTACAGCCTGGCGATTCTCCTCTTCGACCATATGGAAAAAAGCCGCACTTTCAGGAATATAAAAATATTCGCTACTGATATCGATACGGAAGCGCTGAGTTTCGCCGGTGCCGGATTCTATCCGGAGAACATTGTGAGCGACGTTCCCCTTCCCTTCCTGGAAAAGTACTTTACCAGACAGAACGGGGGCTACCTGATTTCTGACAGCATACGGAGCGTTATCGTATTTGCCAGACAGGACCTTATCAACGATCCCCCTTTTACAAAGATCGATTTTATAACCTGCCGTAACCTTCTCATCTATCTGGAAACTCCGGCGCAGCAGAGAGTTCTCTCCTATTTCTACATGTCTCTCAATGATCCGGGATTTCTCTTTCTGGGCAACAGCGAATCCATCGGCAACCTTTCAGAGGGATTCGATTGCCTCGATAGCAAAGCCAAAATATATCAGTACAAAAAGGGCTTCAGGCTCTCTTCGGTCAACGAATTGCTGAAAAGAGAACCGATCATCACCAACAGGGGAATGGGTTCTCTCGGAACCCGTAGCAGAATGCGGCAGACGGAAAGAGAGTCTCTCGACAATATCTTCACGGAGCTGCTATCCGGTTATATCCCCCCCTCGGTCCTGGTCGATTCCCGTTACGAACTGCTCCATATTTTTCATAACGTAAACAATTATCTGCAGTTCCCCGTTGGAAAGGCCAGCTTCAATATACTGAAAATGATGTCGAAAGAAATGGGCGCCATTGTCAGCAGCCTCCTGAGGAGGGCGGACAAAACAAAGAATCCGGTTGTGATGGACCATATCACCCTTGAGGAGCTGTCGGGGAACAGCCTTTCGATCTCCTGCCGGAAATTATCCGTAACAAACAGACCGGAAAATTATTTCCTTATCAGCTTCACTGAAGAAGAGAAGCTTCCCAAGTCGGATTCCGTTGTTGTTGTGGAAAATTTTAATTATCCGAATCACTACACAGATCAGATCGAAGAGCTGGAAAAAGAGTTGAGCCTGAAGAGCGAAAGCCTCCAGGCCACGGTTGAGGAGCTGGAAACTTCCAATGAAGAGCTCCAGTCATCCAACGAAGAGCTGCTGGCTTCCAATGAAGAACTGCAGAGCACCAACGAAGAGCTGCAGTCTGTTAATGAAGAACTCTACACGGTCAATGCCGAACACATAAAGAAAATCGAAGAGCTCAGCGAGATGACCGCCGATCTGGAAAATCTTCTGAAAAACACCAAGATAGGCGTTCTCTTTCTGGACAGGGATTTGAAGTTGCGAAAAATAAACAGCATAGCATCAGAGATAACCCATATCCAGCCAAGCGACCGGCAGCGCTACATCGGGCACTTTGCTCTCGAGCAGTTTCATAAGGGCTTTTTAAATCTTTGCCAGACGGTCCTGAAGACTCTGAAAGAATACGAAGAAGAGTTTTACTTCCAGCAGAAATGGTTGCTTCTGAAAGTAACCCCCTACAGGACCAACGTAAACGCAGTGGATGGATTGATAATTCTTTTTATTGATGTAACGACAAGGAAATTAGCCGAAGAGAGACGAAGCCTTCTTTTCCAGACGATGAACCAGGGCATTGTTTTTCAGGATGAAGAGGGGCGGATAATCGACGCCAACCACACAGCCATAGATCTTCTGGGGCTCTCTCTGGATCAGTTAAAAGGCGTGACATCAATGGATCCGGCATGGAAAGCCATTAAAAGTGACGGAAGCGATTTTCCGGGAGATGAACACCCGGCCATGAAGGCATTGAAAGAAAACCGCATTGTGAAAGACTCTTATATGGGCGTTTTCAATCCTGTCAGGAATGCCCGGCTGTGGTTGAAGATTCAGGCCATACCGCTCTACAGAGAAAATGCTGACAAACCCTATCAGGTTTACACCATTTTCGAAGAAGTGGATGAGAAGGAAGTGAAAGATCATGAATGA
- a CDS encoding transporter substrate-binding domain-containing protein, whose amino-acid sequence MKGKKYSLFLLLMTLALLTTLHGLEAPVLMGAETGYPPFSFLNEENEITGFSVELAGSILNKMNVSYRIHVDKWAVLKDLLQEGAVDLLPLVARAPEREGYFDFTFPYMELHGTLFFHENSPLLSSLEDLKGSKIAVMQSDTADEYISARVDERDIVRTETFNEAMLLLSEKKVDAVAAQRLMGLETIKELGIENIRPALADLPGFNQSFSLAVKEGDSELLATLNEGLSLVIADGTFDRLQFEWFSPLGAYRSTQKKIRIGGDSDYPPYEFLDENGEPAGFNVDLTKAIAQYMDLDVEIILAPWTVTYNRLINGEIDMVQGLFYSPERDLTMAFTQAHSSVNHVAITRVEDSPINSFEDLEGKRILVLKNDITHEMLKGKGLEKQLIPVDSFSSVLIKLASGEGDCAIAAQSPADYWIRKLKITNLTMGQYSFISAQYNYGALEEKSEYLNPFKEGLSLLKANGEYRKIDLKWLGIEDEERSFKFLNLFILSIFILAIMILLLFYNRRLKKLKMKKDVSEDIQLCTVLQQIDSFLWILNIKGTIIKTNESFRLMFEEGFDKDEEKSIKDGPWSDYFSFIPLNHYGLINLKQMENSFEHRYLDGKGTLHRAHTEISIYKDRNSGSNLLVGLSTDASKSKSKGSLISGEEVIQDREFQGGFELEGNDRHMVNLEKAIDQSPLSIVITDFDGNILFINKKTCEISGYGPEELLGENARIFRSGLMDSTVYKDLWDTIKEGRDWNGKLQNRKKSGELYWEQVIISPVKGPDDKIETFIASKEDISELVERESENVLLEKRLRQKSQLDIIGEIAGGIAHDYNNMLNGILNSVYLLKNIRDKDEEKAEAYLNIITQAAERAIGLSEQLKSFGHKEDLLFEKLNLHFIIAETADVLKESLKENISLSMDLSARNFLISGNSSEIHNCIMNICENAVQSMESGGDLIIRTRDTRIERSGEINSFKVEKGTYCTLEIEDKGCGIPAENIERIFEPFFTTREPGKGSGLGLAAVYGTMLHHNGYVEVRSEENKGTIFGLSFKITGDIEMEDNKDGNETGDYEMKGASKRILVVDDEQMNRIVLPDLLESMGYDSLVAADGYEALEIYQREKDSIDLIILDFMMPELNGKETFLKLLEIDSDVQVIVASGFSENEDIEQMKEKGLAGVLRKPYRTTDLERVLKELEN is encoded by the coding sequence ATGAAAGGAAAAAAATATTCATTATTCCTGCTCCTCATGACATTAGCCCTCTTAACGACTCTCCACGGTTTGGAAGCTCCCGTACTGATGGGAGCCGAAACAGGATACCCGCCTTTTTCCTTTCTCAACGAAGAAAATGAAATTACAGGCTTTTCAGTCGAACTGGCCGGAAGCATTCTCAATAAAATGAATGTTTCCTACCGCATTCATGTCGACAAGTGGGCTGTTTTGAAGGATCTCCTTCAGGAAGGAGCTGTCGACCTGCTGCCTCTGGTTGCAAGAGCGCCCGAAAGGGAAGGCTATTTCGATTTCACCTTTCCCTATATGGAGCTTCACGGCACTCTTTTTTTTCATGAGAATTCCCCACTTCTCTCCAGTCTCGAAGATTTGAAAGGAAGTAAAATAGCCGTAATGCAAAGCGATACGGCAGATGAATATATATCCGCACGGGTGGATGAAAGAGACATTGTCCGTACTGAGACTTTTAATGAAGCCATGCTTCTTCTTTCGGAAAAAAAAGTCGACGCCGTAGCAGCCCAGCGGCTTATGGGTCTGGAAACAATAAAGGAACTGGGAATTGAGAATATCCGGCCGGCCCTTGCTGATCTGCCGGGATTTAACCAGAGTTTCTCCCTCGCGGTAAAGGAGGGCGACAGCGAGCTGCTGGCGACACTGAACGAAGGACTCTCCCTGGTCATCGCCGACGGGACCTTCGACAGGCTCCAATTCGAGTGGTTTTCTCCTCTCGGAGCCTACAGAAGCACCCAGAAAAAAATCAGGATCGGCGGAGACAGCGATTACCCCCCCTATGAATTCCTCGATGAAAACGGCGAACCGGCCGGATTTAACGTAGACTTGACAAAAGCCATTGCCCAATACATGGATCTCGATGTGGAGATAATACTGGCTCCCTGGACGGTCACCTACAACCGCTTGATAAACGGGGAAATAGATATGGTTCAGGGACTCTTCTACTCGCCGGAACGGGACCTGACAATGGCTTTTACCCAGGCCCATTCTTCAGTAAATCACGTGGCGATAACCAGAGTGGAGGATAGTCCGATCAACAGTTTTGAGGATCTGGAAGGGAAAAGAATTCTGGTTCTGAAAAATGACATTACCCATGAAATGCTGAAGGGAAAGGGTCTGGAAAAGCAGTTGATCCCCGTAGATTCCTTCTCATCGGTTCTGATAAAACTGGCCAGCGGAGAGGGGGATTGCGCCATTGCGGCCCAGAGCCCCGCTGACTATTGGATCAGAAAACTGAAAATTACCAATTTGACAATGGGTCAGTATTCTTTTATCAGCGCCCAGTACAACTACGGCGCTCTTGAAGAAAAGAGCGAATATCTCAATCCCTTCAAAGAGGGACTCTCTCTGTTGAAAGCCAATGGGGAATACAGAAAGATCGACTTAAAGTGGCTCGGAATCGAAGATGAAGAAAGATCTTTTAAATTTCTGAATCTTTTCATTCTCTCCATTTTTATTCTTGCGATAATGATCCTGCTTCTGTTTTACAACAGACGTCTGAAAAAATTGAAAATGAAAAAAGATGTCAGTGAAGATATACAGCTCTGTACCGTTCTTCAGCAGATTGATTCTTTTCTCTGGATTTTGAATATAAAGGGAACCATTATAAAAACCAACGAATCGTTCCGTCTGATGTTCGAAGAGGGTTTTGATAAAGATGAAGAAAAAAGCATCAAGGATGGCCCCTGGTCGGATTATTTCTCCTTTATTCCCTTAAACCACTATGGATTGATCAATCTCAAACAAATGGAAAACTCTTTTGAACACCGCTATCTAGACGGAAAAGGAACCCTTCACAGAGCCCACACGGAAATTTCCATTTATAAAGACAGGAATAGTGGCTCTAACCTTCTTGTCGGTTTATCTACCGATGCATCAAAAAGTAAATCGAAAGGCAGCCTCATTTCCGGGGAAGAGGTTATACAGGACAGAGAATTTCAGGGCGGTTTCGAATTGGAGGGAAACGACAGGCATATGGTCAATCTCGAAAAAGCCATAGATCAAAGCCCGCTGTCCATAGTCATTACCGATTTCGATGGAAACATTTTATTCATTAATAAAAAAACCTGTGAAATCTCCGGATACGGCCCCGAAGAGCTGCTGGGAGAAAACGCCCGGATTTTCAGAAGCGGGCTGATGGATTCCACGGTCTACAAAGACCTTTGGGATACGATAAAAGAGGGGCGGGACTGGAACGGAAAACTCCAGAACAGAAAAAAATCCGGCGAATTGTACTGGGAGCAGGTCATTATTTCACCGGTGAAGGGTCCCGATGATAAAATAGAGACATTCATAGCCTCCAAGGAAGATATAAGCGAACTTGTGGAAAGGGAAAGCGAGAATGTGCTGCTTGAAAAAAGATTGCGCCAGAAAAGCCAGCTCGATATTATCGGAGAAATAGCCGGCGGAATAGCCCATGATTACAATAATATGCTGAACGGAATTCTCAATTCTGTTTATCTTCTGAAGAACATCCGGGACAAAGATGAGGAAAAAGCCGAAGCTTATCTCAACATAATCACCCAGGCGGCGGAACGGGCTATCGGACTTTCGGAGCAACTGAAGTCTTTCGGACATAAGGAAGATCTCCTTTTTGAAAAACTCAACCTCCATTTTATAATTGCAGAAACAGCCGATGTCCTTAAAGAATCTCTCAAAGAGAATATATCTCTTTCCATGGATCTATCAGCCCGTAACTTTCTCATATCCGGCAATTCGTCGGAAATACACAACTGTATCATGAATATCTGTGAAAACGCGGTTCAGTCAATGGAAAGCGGCGGGGATCTGATAATCCGGACTAGAGATACCAGAATCGAACGGTCCGGAGAAATCAATTCTTTTAAAGTGGAAAAAGGGACCTACTGTACGCTTGAAATCGAAGATAAGGGATGCGGAATCCCTGCGGAGAATATAGAAAGAATTTTTGAACCGTTTTTTACGACCAGGGAACCGGGAAAAGGCAGCGGTCTCGGGCTGGCAGCCGTATACGGAACCATGCTCCACCATAACGGCTATGTGGAAGTCCGGTCGGAAGAAAACAAGGGCACCATATTCGGCCTTTCCTTCAAAATTACAGGAGACATTGAAATGGAAGACAATAAGGATGGGAATGAAACAGGAGATTACGAAATGAAGGGAGCATCGAAAAGGATTCTCGTTGTTGATGATGAACAGATGAACCGGATAGTTCTTCCGGACCTTCTCGAGTCGATGGGATACGACTCCCTTGTAGCAGCCGACGGATATGAAGCCCTGGAAATCTACCAAAGAGAAAAAGATAGTATAGACCTGATTATCCTCGATTTCATGATGCCTGAACTCAACGGCAAGGAAACCTTTCTGAAACTGCTGGAAATAGACAGCGATGTACAGGTTATCGTAGCCTCAGGCTTTTCGGAAAATGAGGATATTGAGCAGATGAAAGAGAAGGGACTGGCGGGAGTCCTCCGCAAACCCTATAGAACCACAGACCTGGAGCGGGTTTTAAAAGAGCTGGAGAATTAA